The nucleotide sequence tcccattttcggctgaggaggagcttccacctccaccacgagaagaagaccctcctcctacagcctaagtgacgaatggggtgctttttcccccaaaactgggcctatgcctacgaatttcctcgttacacgagttgacgagagagcggacctcggaacagcaaaatcagaatcatccgcgcatctgaagcattcagaaccctcagaatcatccgcgcatcttaagcagacagaacacagaaacactcgcgcatctacacgatttttaaaacgcacATAGTCCGTCAATTTCCACACTGCGACCATTGTTCCTaatttaaccaatcacctaaggttaattcggcaggtgatagtgccgtgtattgtttaaaaataaacgaacattgtcaCAATACTCtcatttattaaacataccgacacaaaacatttcatggtccttcgagccggatcagtgATCTAGTGGAGTGTGTGTAAAACGGACATTCACGAGATTTGTCAGCCTTGACGATCTCCATCTCTTCGGGGAAGCCACATCAGTGACATCGGGGAACCAACGTCCTCCTGGCAGCAAGCGGACCGGAGGCGTTCACAGCATCCCAGTACTGTTGTTGGCGACACATCTTCCGGGAGATCAACAAACACTGGGGACCTAAGTTCCAGCCTGCTGATTCTCCAGGATCAAGGAACCAGGAACGAGACAGCGAAAGAAGTCATCGGCAAGGTAGGCTTGTCAAATTCGCACACAATCAAATCCTTTCTTATATCGTACTTCCTTTCTGTCTCGATTTCACGAAATGGCGTCCTCAAGCAAACAAACGATCGACAAAAACGAACAAATCGGTTCATTACGCAATAAGTGTAGATTTTTCAAAGGCCAAATCACCGTCCTGAACAACTTTGTTGCGTGTTATAAAGATTCTCCGTTAGAACGCATAAAACTTCGCGAAAGAATCGGCCGGTTAAGAGATCTATTTTCTAAATTCAATCAGCATCAAGACGAGCTTGCAATGCTGTCCGATGATTATGAGGAATTAGATAAGCAACGAGAACAGGTAACCGAGAATTATGACAACGCCATTGCGTCAGCGATTCAATTACAAGAATCTTTCGCGACAAACACAAAAATCACGCTTTCTGAAAACAATCACGACGAATCAAAGATTATTCAGGTCAATTTGCCAAAGATAGATTTACCAAAATTCGACGGGCGAATTGAACACTGGGTAACATTTAAGGACGCGTTTCAAACAATGATTCACACACATACCGGGTTAAgcaatatacaaaaattaaattacttgaAGTTATCCTTATCGGGAAGGGCCGAAATCGCAATCGGCGCATTCACGATAAGTGATGAAAACTACGAAGCCGCTTGGAAGCACTTAACCGAAATCTACGACAATAAACGCGCATTGGTACTTCGACACGCGGCTCTTTTACGCGACGCACCCGCGATGTCAAACGATTCATCAGAATGAATTCGTGATCTTGCAAACTACATGCAACTTCACATTCGATCACTCGAAGCGTTAGGACGGAAAAAGGAAGTTATCGCGAATGATCTTCTAACTAGCATCCTCATTTCGCGTATGGGCAAGGAAACGCGGAAAACGTGGGAACGCACGTTATCCGATACCGAAGTGCCCAAAATTGATGATATTTTCAAGTTCTTGCATATGGCATCACATCAATGCAAGGATTATGAAACCGTATCGTACAATAATCACCAGAGACAAGAAAACACACATCAAAAATCACACTCTAACAATAATCGCGCAAAATACAATCCACCTAAACGTAATTCGCCACCGCCTTCGCCAAGATCAGTCCGGCGGGTTTTCAACACCGCAATACAATTCCCAACGTGTGGAATCTGTAAATCGGGATCGCACGCAGCATTTCAATGTAAATCGTTTTTAGATGCATCTGTAGAAAAACGCATTGAGTTAGTTCGCAAGTCAAATTTATGCTACAATTGCCTAAAACCGGGACATTCGCACAATACATGTCGCGGTGGCAGATGCAAAAAATGCAACCTACCGCATAACACACATTTGCATTTGGATCGGAAATCCGACAGACCAAAATTAGAATCTCGCGATGACACCACGTCAACAGAAAACACCGATCCATGACTAGTTACTCGCTTCGATATTACACATCAATTAAACAATCACATCACTTCGCTTATCACAGACGGTTCAACACACGGTTTGATGGCTACGGCCATACGTGTAGTTCACGCAATAGACAAAGACAAAAAACCAATCGAATGTAGAACCTTATTAGACACTTGCTCCAACGCAAACTTCCTCACGTCCGATTTAGCGAAAAAATTAAACCTACAAACGCACGAACAAAGTGTAACCATCGAAGCTTTGAACGATTTAAACACTGTAACGAATCGGAttgtcaaattgaaaattgtctctcggataacaaattttaatcgCACACTCAGTTTTTTCATAATACCTAGAATTGCCAGTCATTTACCCGATTGTCAAATTGATAggacaaaaattcaaattccGCATAATATAAAATTAGCAGATCCGCATTTCCATCGGCCGGCTCCAATCGACATGCTGATTGGTACGGGACCGACGATATCGTGTCTCAGCATTGGTCAGGTTAAATTATCAACGCGAGATAATTCCGATTTGATCCTCCAAAAAACGCAGTTAGGATGGATCATCGGGGGGAGTGCTCCTATTCACCTGGCAAGAAACACACGCACTACATTAGTAAATAATGTCAACTTCGATCTAACCAAATTCTGGCAAATCGAAGAAGGTCCGTCGCATCCTCATCTCACACCGGAGGAAGAGGAATGCGAGGCACATTTTAAACGCACATTTTCACGCAACAAAACCGGAAGATACGTCGTCGCGCTTCCGTTTAATCAATACAAACAAAATCTAGGCGAATCCCGTACGCGCGCATTAAATCGATTCCTATCGCTGGAACGAAAACTTACACACAACTCAGATTTACGAACCGAATATACAAAAGTAATCAACGAATATCTGTCATTGGGTCACATGAGTCAGGTAGAAACACCTGACATTTCGGACGGATTCTACCTGCCACATCACGCGGTAATAAAGCCGACAAGCACAACGACGAAGGTTCGAGTGGTCTTCGATGGATCGGCCAAATCGACCACCGGATACTCGTTAAATAACGCACTTCTGACTGGTCCAACCATACAGGAcgatattttttgtttacttCTTCGGTTCCGCATGCATTCGTTTGTTCTGACTGGCGACATAGAGAAAATGTACAGACAGTTTCTAGTACGTCCAGAAGACCGCGCGTACCAAAGAATTTTATGGAGGAACGAACAAAACGAAATCGCAACTTACGAATTGAAAACAATTACATTCGGACTATCCTCTGCTCCATACTTAGCCACGCGATGCCTTCAGCAATTAGCAATCGATGAATCACACAATTACGGCGCGGCTTCCGAAGTCATTAAACGGGACATCTATGTAGATGATCTCTTGACCGGAGCCGCCACATACAAAGACGCGCAAAAATTACGAAACGAGATCATTTGTTTACTCAAACGAGGAGGATTAAATATCCGCCAATGGGTATCAAATGATCCTCGTCTTTTATCAGATCTCTCTGAAGAGCAAGTACATCCCAAGTTTTTCGGTGACGAAACAGTCAAAACCTTGGGAGTGTCATGGAATCCGCACACAGATTCATTTAGTTATTCAGTGAATGTTAACAATAACGAAACACACACAAAACGCACAATCTTATCTACCATCGCGAAAATTTTCGATCCTTTGGGTCTCCTTGGGCCAGTAATAGTTGTTGCAAAAATTCTTATGCAGCAACTCTGGCAACTTAAGGTAGATTGGGATGAGTCATTGCCCATGGCCATACAACAGGAATGGTCCACATACCAAACTCAATTAAAATCACTCACAACTGTAACATTTAAACGACACGTCGCGCAGAGTTCGGTCAGAACAATCGAATTGCATGGCTTCTGTGACGCCAGCGAACGCGCGTACGGAGCTAGTATTTACATACGCACAATAGATAAATCCGGAAATATAAAATCAAGTCTTCTTTGCGCAAAATCACGCGTTGCGCCATTAAAAACCGTTAGCCTCGCACGTTTAGAA is from Halictus rubicundus isolate RS-2024b unplaced genomic scaffold, iyHalRubi1_principal scaffold1005, whole genome shotgun sequence and encodes:
- the LOC143364799 gene encoding uncharacterized protein LOC143364799 — encoded protein: MATAIRVVHAIDKDKKPIECRTLLDTCSNANFLTSDLAKKLNLQTHEQSVTIEALNDLNTVTNRIVKLKIVSRITNFNRTLSFFIIPRIASHLPDCQIDRTKIQIPHNIKLADPHFHRPAPIDMLIGTGPTISCLSIGQVKLSTRDNSDLILQKTQLGWIIGGSAPIHLARNTRTTLVNNVNFDLTKFWQIEEGPSHPHLTPEEEECEAHFKRTFSRNKTGRYVVALPFNQYKQNLGESRTRALNRFLSLERKLTHNSDLRTEYTKVINEYLSLGHMSQVETPDISDGFYLPHHAVIKPTSTTTKVRVVFDGSAKSTTGYSLNNALLTGPTIQDDIFCLLLRFRMHSFVLTGDIEKMYRQFLVRPEDRAYQRILWRNEQNEIATYELKTITFGLSSAPYLATRCLQQLAIDESHNYGAASEVIKRDIYVDDLLTGAATYKDAQKLRNEIICLLKRGGLNIRQWVSNDPRLLSDLSEEQVHPKFFGDETVKTLGVSWNPHTDSFSYSVNVNNNETHTKRTILSTIAKIFDPLGLLGPVIVVAKILMQQLWQLKVDWDESLPMAIQQEWSTYQTQLKSLTTVTFKRHVAQSSVRTIELHGFCDASERAYGASIYIRTIDKSGNIKSSLLCAKSRVAPLKTVSLARLELCGATLLANLYCAVKDAINHTHLKTIFWTDSTIVLHWLLRSPNTLKTFVANRVAEIQNKTNIKAWRHVRSGDNPADLLSRGITARELIKNNFWQFGPEWLAYDESLWPESCVEVPNAIPELRKITCFTSTVINAQEILERCSCIRRLRRIISYCLRFLPKGRCHGPITVSEINRANNKIIKLTQETAFREELNDLKSGHALSTKSKLLCLTPFLDENGLLRVGGRLQNSNLNFNQKHPILLPKNNFITELIIRDAHVNNMHSGLTATLYNVRQSYWPIDGKNTTRKIIRNCVKCFRVNPPTTKYIMGNLPTHRVTENRPFINTGVDYCGPFYIKERQYRNRTRIKIYVAVFICFSSKAVHLEVVGDMTTEAFLAAFKRFIARRGICKNVYSDNGTNFVGADNEIIELLRVLQEDEKARRFLTDKDITWHFIPALSPHFGGLWEAAVKSFKHHLKRVVGEELFTLEQFNTFVTEIEAILNSRPLTPLSSDPNDPSALTPGHLLIGSALTSLPEVDFTATSTNRLSKWQHIQKVKQDFWIRWSKEYIHHLNVRAKWTRGEHSIQVGTIVVLKDDHLPPMSWSLGRVEEIHPGRDGITRAVSVKTINGIYKRNVKQIAPLPLD
- the LOC143364797 gene encoding uncharacterized protein LOC143364797, producing the protein MQLHIRSLEALGRKKEVIANDLLTSILISRMGKETRKTWERTLSDTEVPKIDDIFKFLHMASHQCKDYETVSYNNHQRQENTHQKSHSNNNRAKYNPPKRNSPPPSPRSVRRVFNTAIQFPTCGICKSGSHAAFQCKSFLDASVEKRIELVRKSNLCYNCLKPGHSHNTCRGGRCKKCNLPHNTHLHLDRKSDRPKLESRDDTTSTENTDP